A single region of the Pseudomonadota bacterium genome encodes:
- a CDS encoding sigma-70 family RNA polymerase sigma factor: MTAPGAQPGSNFRHAGLVEHFFRHEYGKLVAVLCCRVGVQYVETVEDAAQSALMAALESWTQGGLPDNPSAWLFRVAHNNLVGELRQRAGRRRILERGIARDPASEASGVPEGVLAGEVEDDLLRMLFVCCDDAIPEESQLVLALKTLCGFSVQEIALRLFSSEAHVYKRLARARKRLRESPPQLAELGADQYGGRLPRVHQVLYLLFTEGYLSAHAELCIRRELCDEALRLTSTLTQHAVGKTPETYALMALMHLHLPRMTARQDGTGGLLLLEEQDRRRWDPQALQTGLSWLARSAQGQVFSRYHAEAGIAAEHALAPSFQETRWERVVECYTLLEQLAPSALHRLNRAVALAEWQGPRAGLRLLEGFEPPAWLAGSYLWAAVLADLHRRSGQRELAEQHREAALQLAPTPAIKRLLQRRLDGLKRQA; the protein is encoded by the coding sequence TTGACCGCGCCGGGCGCTCAACCCGGATCGAACTTCCGGCACGCCGGACTCGTCGAGCACTTCTTCCGGCACGAATACGGAAAGCTCGTGGCCGTGCTTTGTTGCCGCGTGGGCGTGCAATACGTCGAAACCGTGGAGGATGCTGCCCAGTCCGCGTTGATGGCGGCTCTGGAGTCGTGGACGCAGGGGGGGCTGCCAGACAACCCCTCCGCTTGGCTTTTTCGCGTGGCCCACAACAACCTTGTGGGTGAGCTGAGGCAACGTGCGGGGCGCCGGCGCATCCTCGAGCGAGGGATTGCGCGAGACCCTGCCAGCGAAGCCTCGGGTGTGCCGGAAGGTGTGCTGGCGGGCGAAGTAGAGGACGATCTGCTGCGCATGCTGTTCGTCTGCTGCGACGACGCGATCCCAGAAGAGTCCCAGCTGGTCCTCGCCCTCAAGACCCTGTGCGGCTTCAGCGTGCAGGAGATCGCGCTGCGCTTGTTCAGCAGTGAGGCCCACGTCTACAAGCGCTTGGCGCGCGCGCGCAAGCGCCTGCGGGAGTCCCCGCCCCAGCTGGCCGAGTTGGGCGCCGACCAATACGGCGGACGACTGCCCAGAGTGCACCAAGTACTCTACCTGCTGTTCACGGAGGGCTATCTATCAGCGCACGCCGAGCTCTGCATCCGCCGGGAGCTGTGTGACGAGGCGCTGCGGCTGACCTCCACGCTGACGCAGCATGCCGTAGGCAAGACGCCCGAGACGTACGCGCTGATGGCGCTGATGCACCTGCACCTGCCGCGCATGACGGCACGCCAGGACGGCACGGGTGGGCTTTTGCTGTTGGAAGAGCAGGACCGGCGGCGATGGGATCCGCAAGCGCTTCAGACCGGACTATCGTGGCTAGCTCGTTCCGCCCAGGGCCAAGTCTTCTCTCGCTATCATGCCGAGGCTGGAATCGCGGCCGAACACGCACTTGCACCGTCCTTCCAAGAGACCCGGTGGGAGCGTGTGGTCGAGTGCTACACACTGTTGGAGCAGCTCGCGCCTTCGGCCTTGCACCGACTCAACCGAGCGGTCGCGCTGGCCGAATGGCAAGGGCCGCGTGCGGGCCTTCGGCTGCTCGAGGGGTTCGAACCTCCCGCCTGGCTGGCAGGTTCCTACCTTTGGGCCGCCGTGCTGGCGGACCTGCATCGGCGCTCTGGCCAGCGCGAGCTCGCCGAGCAGCACCGGGAAGCGGCGCTCCAGCTCGCGCCCACACCCGCCATCAAACGACTCTTGCAGCGCAGGCTAGACGGCCTGAAACGACAGGCATAG
- a CDS encoding YciI family protein has translation MPKQNYLCIQRSQTGECEEPGQKADKPSPAQMEQMYAKFNAWREQFKDNIVNLGGRLAAGKVLTAQGATDGPFVEAKEVVGGYMILCAESLQEAAEVARQCPGVVRPGSSLEVREIQIS, from the coding sequence ATGCCCAAGCAGAACTACCTATGCATCCAACGCAGCCAAACCGGGGAGTGCGAAGAGCCCGGCCAAAAGGCCGACAAGCCGTCTCCGGCCCAGATGGAGCAGATGTACGCCAAGTTCAACGCCTGGCGGGAGCAGTTCAAGGACAACATTGTCAATCTGGGCGGGCGCCTGGCCGCAGGCAAGGTTCTGACCGCGCAAGGCGCGACGGACGGGCCGTTCGTAGAGGCCAAGGAGGTGGTTGGGGGGTACATGATTCTGTGTGCCGAGAGTCTGCAGGAGGCGGCCGAGGTGGCGCGGCAGTGCCCAGGCGTGGTGCGTCCCGGCTCGAGTCTTGAAGTCCGCGAAATCCAGATTTCTTGA